Part of the Paenibacillus aurantius genome, TGGTATTGCCCGTCTCTAACGGCGGAGAACTGCCCCGGCTGGAAGATCACGCCGGAAATGGAATCCGGGAAGGAATTCGACTGCACCCGGTTCAGGACCACCGCGCCTACCGCGACCTGGCCCTGGAAGGACTCTCCGCGGGCTTCCGCATGAATGATCCGGGCCAGCTGCCCGAGGGAAACGGATTGATTCGGAGCCGCTTGTTTAAGCTTCGAGAACGTAACCGAATCGGCTTCCCCGTCCGCCGGAAGGCCATAGGCCCGCTGGAAGCTGCGGACCGCTTCCGTCGTCAGGGTCCCGTAATAACCCGTTGTTCCGACTTTCAGGTAACCGAGGCTGCGCAGACTGTCCTGAACAGCGGCTGCGTCGGCGCTTTGGGAGCCGTAGCCGACGGATTGGGCGGATGCCGGGGCAGCCGTACCGAGAATACCGAGGGCACAGGCACAAACAGACAATAAGACAGGTACTTTCTTCATGGATTTACGTTTTACCTCCTCTGGTTGTAGACTACCGCGGGATTGGCTGTCTGGAATAAGGCGGCCGGAGGCTGGATGGGGCCATCCGGATACCCGTCCATAGGGGCAGGCAAGGAAAAAACGCCAAGAGAGCGTTTTCCCGTCCTTAGTAACGTTCGTATAAGAGCTTGTCTATAGGTCCGTTCCCGGCATTTTTCTTTGTAAACAGACATAAATAAAGATATACAAAAATAATCAAAGGTGATAAACTGAAGGCAAACAAACATATGGGAGGAATTTGGCATGCCGGCGAATTTGTGGGACAAGGATAAGGCCAACGCAGTAGAGAAAGGGCTGGGGGAGCTCGTTTACCGCTCCAACCTGCTCGGAACCGACCGGTCCGTAGCGAACTGGGGCGGAGGAAACACTTCCATGAAGACGGTGGAGAAGGATTTCCGCGGACGTGATGTCGAAGTCATGTGGGTAAAAGGAAGCGGTTCCGATCTTGGAACGATGAAGGCGGGGAACTTTACGGGGCTTCGCCTGGAGGACATCCGTCCCTTGATGGAGCGGGAGTCGATGTCGGACGAGGAGATGGTCGCGTATCTGGCACACTGCATGATCGATTCCCGCCATCCCCGCGCTTCGATCGAAACGCTGCTGCATGCCTTCCTGCCGTTTAAGCATGTGGACCATACTCATCCCGACGCCATCATCAGCCTTTGCTGTGCCGATAACGGCCGGCAGCTGGCGGACGAAATCTACGGCGACCGGTACGTCTGGGTGCCTTACGTGCGTCCCGGCTTTACCTTGTCCAAGATGATCGCCGAAGGGGTGCGGAACAACCCGAAGGCCGAGCTGGTGCTGATGGAGAAGCACGGGCTCGTCACCTGGGGGGAGACGTCCGCGGAAAGCTACCAGAAAACGCTCGAGATCATTGGTGAGGCGGAGCGCTTCATTGAGGCCCGGGTTAACCCGGAGAAGCTGTTCGGAGGAGCAAGGTACCAGTCCCTGACGCCCGAGCAGCGCCGCAGCCTTTTCGCCGCTATCCTCCCCGTCATCCGCGGGGAAGCCGGCAAGGACAGCCGGACGATTCTCACCTATGATGACTCCGACGACGTGCTGGCCTTCGTCAACGGGGAGAATTCCCCTAAGCTGTCCCAGGTAGGGGCGGCCTGTCCGGATCACCTCGTTCACACGAAGATGACACCGCTGTTCGTGGAGTGGGATCCGTCCACCGGCGATGTGCAAGCCCTGATCGAAGGCATCCGTCAAGGAATGGAGAAGTTTAAAGCGTCTTACACCGAATACTTCGAGCGCAACCGGAATGTTGGGGACAAGATGTTCGAGCCGGCTCCCCGCGTTATCCTGATCCCGGGTCTTGGAATGGTCAACACGGGCAAGAGCCACGCCATGTCGCGTGTAAGCGGAGCCCTCTACCACCGCGCCATTGCCGTTATGCGGGGAGCGACGGCACTTGGCGAATTCGTCTCGCTGTCCGAGAACGAGTCCTATAACGTGGAATATTGGCCGCTTGAGCTGTATAAGCTTACCCTCGCCCCTAAGGAAGCGGAATTCTCGCGTCAAACGGTGTTCGTCACCGGGGGAGCGGGCGGAATCGGCAGCGTTACGTGCCGGACCTTTGCCGCCCAGGGAGCCCACGTGGTCATCGCCGACCTTAACCTGGAAGGGGCACAGAAGACGGCCGCCGAAATCAACGAACAGTTTGGCGAAGGCCGGGCGGTTGCAGTTAAGATGGATGTGACGGACGAGGCCCAGGTGGAGGAGGCGTTCCGCGAAGCGGCGCTGGCCTACGGCGGCGTCGATATTCTCGTCAACAATGCCGGCCTTGCCACCTCCAGCCCATTTGACGAGACTTCCCTGAAGGAATGGAATCTGAATATGAACGTGCTCGGGACCGGCTATTTCCTCGTAGCCCGCGAAGCGTTCAAGCAGATGAAGGCCCAGGCCACCGGAGGCAGCATGGTATTCGTAGGCTCCAAAAATTCCGTCTATGCCGGCAAGAACGCTTCCGCTTACAGCACTGCCAAGGCGGCGGAGGCCCATCTGGCCCGCTGTATCGCGGCAGAGGGCGGGGAGTTCGGCATCCGCGTGAACACCGTGCTGCCGGACGCCATTCTTCAAGGCTCCCAGATCTGGAACTCCAGCTGGCGCAACGAGCGGGCGGCGGCTTACGGAATCGAGCCGGATCAGCTCGAAGAGTACTACCGCAAGAGAACCACGCTGCTCGTCAACATTTATCCGCAGGATATCGCCGACGGCATCGTGTATTTCGCTTCATCGAAAGCCTCCAAGACGACCGGCTGCATGCTGACGATCGACGGCGGCGTTCCGGCGGCTTTCACCCGGTAACACCCGTATTGGAAAGGCAACCGGCCGCACAGCGGCCAACCATACCGAGGAAGGGACAGGTGTACACATGAGCGACCGCGCGTATCAGGTATTCGAGGAGCAGCAGAAGGCAAGAGGCATCGATTTGGAGAAGGTGAAGGAGAAGCTGAAGGCCTTGAAGGTAGAGACCCCCTCCTGGGGGTACGGGGATTCCGGAACCCGTTTCAAGGTGTTCAAGCAGCAGGGCGTGCCGCGGAATCCTTTTGAGAAGTTCGAGGACGCCGCCCAGGTCCATAAGCTGACGGGCATCTGCCCAAGCGTCGCCATCCACATTCCTTGGGACAAAACGGACGATTACGACAAGCTGAAGGAGCACGCGGCCAATCTGGGCGTGTCCATCGGGGCGGTCAACCCCAACCTCTTCCAGGAGGACGAATACATCTTCGGCAGTGTAACCAACTCCGACCCGGCCATTCGTCAGAAGGCGGAGGAGCATCTGCTCGAATGCGTGGATATTGCGAAGACCGTCGGCTCCGATGTGCTCAGCCTGTGGTTCGCCGACGGAACGAATTATCCGGGGCAGGCGGACATCCGCAAGCGCAAGCACTGGATGCAGGAATCCCTTACCCGCATGTACCGGGCCATGACGCCTGAGATGAGAATGCTCATCGAGTATAAGTTCTTCGAGCCGGCCTTCTATCATACCGATCTGGCGGATTGGGGAATGGCGTTCAATCTGGCGAACAAGCTAGGACCGCAGGCGGAGGTGCTGGTGGACACCGGCCACCATGCCCAGGGCACGAATGTCGAGCATATCGTGGCGTATCTGCTTGATGAGGAGAAGCTGGGCGGGTTCCACTTCAACTCCCGCAAATATGCGGACGACGACTTGATCGTCGGCTCCGTTAATCCTTATGAACTTTTCCTTATCTTCTACCAGATTCTGGATGCGGAAGCGACGGGTTCGGAGGGCGTCCGGAACAATGCCGCGAATATTGCCTACATGATCGACCAGAGTCATGCCATCGAGCCCAAAATTCCGGCCATGCTCCGTTCCGTGCTGAACGTTCATACCCAATATGCCAAGGCTCTGCTGATTAACCTGGACGAAGTGAAGGAAGCCCAGGACCGGCAGGACGTGCTGGGCGCCGAGGATGCGGTGCGCCGGGCTTTCGAATTCGATGTCGCTCCTCTGCTTAGGGCCGTTCGGGAAGAGATTGGCGTGCCGGTTGATCCCATGAAGACTTACCTGGAGAGCGGGTACGGCCAGAGCATCCTTTCCCGGGGTAAGGGAGGGGCCAGCTGGTGACGGAATCGTCCTGTGTCCTGGCCTTTGACCTGGGGGCCAGCAGCGGCCGGGCCATGCTGGGCCGGTTGGTGAACGGTACCCTCAGCCTGACGGAGATCCACCGCTTCCCGAACGACCGGGTTCAAGCCGGCGGCGGGGTTTACTGGGATATTCTTCGGTTGTATCATGAAATCAAGCTAGGGATCGGGAAAGCTCTTCGGGAAGAGCCGGGGATCTTAAGCCTGGGCATCGATTCCTGGGCCGTGGACTACGGCCTGATCGGCCCGGACGGCGAGCTGCTCGGCAATCCTTACCATTACCGGGATTCCCGGACGGACGGCTGCATGGAAGAGCTGGGCGATCTTCTGGGGAAGGACACGATATTCGGTCTGACGGGGATTCAGTTTCTTCCTTTCAACACGATTTATCAGCTCTATGCCGCGAGAAAAACGGATTCCTCCTCTCTGAAGCAGGCGTCGAAGCTCCTGATGATTCCGGATCTGCTCCGGTATTTCCTGACCGGGGAGATGAAATCCGAATTCACGAACGCCTCCACCACCCAGCTGCTGAATCCGGCTAGCGGAGAATGGGAGCTGAAGCTGCTGGAGGCGATCGGGCTTCCGGCGAGCCTCTTCCTTCCTCCGGTTCAGCCGGGTACCCCAGCCGGTACGCTGCAGGCCTCCGTTGCGGAGGAGCTCGGCGTGCCGCCGCTTCCGGTCATTGCGGTAGCGGAGCACGATACGGCCTCCGCTGTTGCGGCCGTTCCGGCCGAGAGCGAGGAATTCGCTTACTTGAGCTGCGGGACCTGGTCCCTCATGGGCACCGAGCTAAACCGGCCGGTGCTTACCCCGCAGGCGCTCGAGTGGAACTTTACGAATGAGGGCGGCGTGAACGGCACCTTCCGCCTGCTCAAAAATATTATGGGGCTGTGGCTCATACAGGAATGCCGAAGCGCCTGGGAGAAGGAAGGGGACTCCCGTTCGTTCGCCGAGCTCGTGCAGGCGGCTGCGCAGGCAAAGCCTTTCCGGAGTCTGATAGACCCCGATCACCGGATGTTTATCCACCCGGCCCATATGCCCAAGCAGATCCAAAGCTTCTGCCGGGAGACGGGACAGCCGGTGCCCGAGTCGAAGGAAGAGATCATCCGCTGCGTCATGGAGAGCCTCGCTCTTCAATACCGTTCCGTGCTGCAGCGGACGGAGGAGCTGTCCGGCCGGAGCTTCAACGGCCTGCATATGGTGGGCGGAGGCATCCACAACACCGTATTGTGCCAATATACGGCCAACGCTATCGGCCGTCCCGTGTGGGCCGGTCCGGCGGAGGGCAGCGCCATCGGCAACGCGGCCGTCCAGCTGATCTCGCTTGGGAAAATAAGCGGGATCCAGGAAGCCCGGGACATCATCCGACGGTCCTTTCCCGTCGACACGTACTTGCCGGAGGAGCCGGCAGTCTGGGAGGAAGCTTACCGCCGGTTTGCCGAAACCATCATTAACTGAACCGAAGGAGAGAGTAGGCCATGCTGGCAGCGGAGAGGCTTCAGAAAATCGTCACCCTCGTCAACGAGAGAGGGAGCATCCGGGTATCCGAGCTCAGTGAGCTGTTCGAGGTGACGGAAGAAACGATCCGCCGGGATCTGGATAAGCTCGAAGGGGAGAACAAGCTGGCCCGCAGCCATGGAGGCGCGGTAAGCATCAAGGAAAGCCAGCCGGATGTTCCGTTTCCGGTCCGGGAAGCCACGAACGCCCAGGAGAAAATCCGGATTGCGGAGGAAGCCGTTCAGCACGTGCGGCCAGGCGACCGGATTGTTCTGGACGCAAGCACCACTGCTTGGTACATGGCCCGCTTCCTGCCGGACTTCCCTCTGACCGTCCTGACCAATTCCATCAAGGTGGCCATGGAGCTCAGCGCCAAGGAGAAGATCGAGGTGATCTCCACCGGAGGGACGCTTTCCTCCAAAACGCTCTCTTACATTGGCCCGCAGGCCGAGAGGGCGCTGGATCCTTATCACGTCAACAAAGCCTTTCTCTCCTCCAAAGGCGTTCATGAGCAGGGAATAAGCGAGAGCAGCGAGCTTCATGCCATCGTCAAAAGGAAGATGGTCGCCATTGCCGACCGGGCCTTCCTGCTCGCCGACTACAGCAAGTTCGGCGTTCAAGCCTTCACCCGGATCGCCGGCTGGGAGAGCCTTCACACGGTCATTACGGATTCCCGGACGGAAGAATCCTTCCTTGCCCGGCTGAGAGAGAAGCAGGTGGAAGTGATCCGGGTCGGAGATTGACGCCATTGGATTCATCCATTTACCAACCCAAAAAATGACTTGAAATGACGGGATGTTACCCTCGGAAAAGGGGAAGCCCGGTGGATCAAGTCATTTTTTTTGTTTCCTTTATCAATGAGAGGGAAGCCATCCCAAGATTTGTAGGAGGGTCAGGAGCACTTCGATCACAATCAGAATCACGACAATCCACTCGACAAAAAGCCCCCGGATGGAATGACTGATGTTGGAGAACCCTTCTAAGATGTGATACAAAATATCCGTTTTGCTTTTTAGTATTTTATAGCGATCGTTCAATTCGAAGAAATCCACCATCTTATCATAGAACTCGCTTGCGGAGCTATGCGTCCAGGTCAATTCCGGTTTATCCAGAATCATAATATAGGCTAGCGTATTATATTCATGGCGAACCACCTTGGCCGTCGTTTGGGCCAATTCTTTGTTACCGATCCGAAGCTTTCCTTTTTCCAGCCGGTCTATCATGTGTTCAAGGCTATCTTGAATGACCCCGAGCTGCTCTTCCGTCCTCTCGAGTGCTACCGATTTAGCCAGGACCGTAGAGATTAATTCGGGGAAAA contains:
- a CDS encoding cell wall hydrolase codes for the protein MKKVPVLLSVCACALGILGTAAPASAQSVGYGSQSADAAAVQDSLRSLGYLKVGTTGYYGTLTTEAVRSFQRAYGLPADGEADSVTFSKLKQAAPNQSVSLGQLARIIHAEARGESFQGQVAVGAVVLNRVQSNSFPDSISGVIFQPGQFSAVRDGQYQLAPDSSAYEAARTALNGYDPTGGALFYYNPAIATSSWMKARPAKLTIGNHVFTN
- a CDS encoding bifunctional aldolase/short-chain dehydrogenase, encoding MPANLWDKDKANAVEKGLGELVYRSNLLGTDRSVANWGGGNTSMKTVEKDFRGRDVEVMWVKGSGSDLGTMKAGNFTGLRLEDIRPLMERESMSDEEMVAYLAHCMIDSRHPRASIETLLHAFLPFKHVDHTHPDAIISLCCADNGRQLADEIYGDRYVWVPYVRPGFTLSKMIAEGVRNNPKAELVLMEKHGLVTWGETSAESYQKTLEIIGEAERFIEARVNPEKLFGGARYQSLTPEQRRSLFAAILPVIRGEAGKDSRTILTYDDSDDVLAFVNGENSPKLSQVGAACPDHLVHTKMTPLFVEWDPSTGDVQALIEGIRQGMEKFKASYTEYFERNRNVGDKMFEPAPRVILIPGLGMVNTGKSHAMSRVSGALYHRAIAVMRGATALGEFVSLSENESYNVEYWPLELYKLTLAPKEAEFSRQTVFVTGGAGGIGSVTCRTFAAQGAHVVIADLNLEGAQKTAAEINEQFGEGRAVAVKMDVTDEAQVEEAFREAALAYGGVDILVNNAGLATSSPFDETSLKEWNLNMNVLGTGYFLVAREAFKQMKAQATGGSMVFVGSKNSVYAGKNASAYSTAKAAEAHLARCIAAEGGEFGIRVNTVLPDAILQGSQIWNSSWRNERAAAYGIEPDQLEEYYRKRTTLLVNIYPQDIADGIVYFASSKASKTTGCMLTIDGGVPAAFTR
- the rhaI gene encoding L-rhamnose isomerase, with amino-acid sequence MSDRAYQVFEEQQKARGIDLEKVKEKLKALKVETPSWGYGDSGTRFKVFKQQGVPRNPFEKFEDAAQVHKLTGICPSVAIHIPWDKTDDYDKLKEHAANLGVSIGAVNPNLFQEDEYIFGSVTNSDPAIRQKAEEHLLECVDIAKTVGSDVLSLWFADGTNYPGQADIRKRKHWMQESLTRMYRAMTPEMRMLIEYKFFEPAFYHTDLADWGMAFNLANKLGPQAEVLVDTGHHAQGTNVEHIVAYLLDEEKLGGFHFNSRKYADDDLIVGSVNPYELFLIFYQILDAEATGSEGVRNNAANIAYMIDQSHAIEPKIPAMLRSVLNVHTQYAKALLINLDEVKEAQDRQDVLGAEDAVRRAFEFDVAPLLRAVREEIGVPVDPMKTYLESGYGQSILSRGKGGASW
- the rhaB gene encoding rhamnulokinase, whose translation is MVTESSCVLAFDLGASSGRAMLGRLVNGTLSLTEIHRFPNDRVQAGGGVYWDILRLYHEIKLGIGKALREEPGILSLGIDSWAVDYGLIGPDGELLGNPYHYRDSRTDGCMEELGDLLGKDTIFGLTGIQFLPFNTIYQLYAARKTDSSSLKQASKLLMIPDLLRYFLTGEMKSEFTNASTTQLLNPASGEWELKLLEAIGLPASLFLPPVQPGTPAGTLQASVAEELGVPPLPVIAVAEHDTASAVAAVPAESEEFAYLSCGTWSLMGTELNRPVLTPQALEWNFTNEGGVNGTFRLLKNIMGLWLIQECRSAWEKEGDSRSFAELVQAAAQAKPFRSLIDPDHRMFIHPAHMPKQIQSFCRETGQPVPESKEEIIRCVMESLALQYRSVLQRTEELSGRSFNGLHMVGGGIHNTVLCQYTANAIGRPVWAGPAEGSAIGNAAVQLISLGKISGIQEARDIIRRSFPVDTYLPEEPAVWEEAYRRFAETIIN
- a CDS encoding DeoR/GlpR family DNA-binding transcription regulator, whose product is MLAAERLQKIVTLVNERGSIRVSELSELFEVTEETIRRDLDKLEGENKLARSHGGAVSIKESQPDVPFPVREATNAQEKIRIAEEAVQHVRPGDRIVLDASTTAWYMARFLPDFPLTVLTNSIKVAMELSAKEKIEVISTGGTLSSKTLSYIGPQAERALDPYHVNKAFLSSKGVHEQGISESSELHAIVKRKMVAIADRAFLLADYSKFGVQAFTRIAGWESLHTVITDSRTEESFLARLREKQVEVIRVGD
- a CDS encoding RMD1 family protein, which codes for MENKITFKALALTNEIDLNKIAIQCGIPKKYTWEQPLILRNKTLEKIYRTKLEDDLQQVMIFSFGSAVFVNHARSDQIKVCLNFIQTFEPEIDLVNVNRYSDDYSLHIGEIDRINLTDEYVVVKEYEYFFPELISTVLAKSVALERTEEQLGVIQDSLEHMIDRLEKGKLRIGNKELAQTTAKVVRHEYNTLAYIMILDKPELTWTHSSASEFYDKMVDFFELNDRYKILKSKTDILYHILEGFSNISHSIRGLFVEWIVVILIVIEVLLTLLQILGWLPSH